One Aegilops tauschii subsp. strangulata cultivar AL8/78 chromosome 7, Aet v6.0, whole genome shotgun sequence genomic window carries:
- the LOC109746331 gene encoding uncharacterized protein, with protein sequence MRQLRLITNMRAHNDTWFADYLLRVGNGTEEADDQGNILLPDDICLPSTGEVDDLEKLIDHVFPSLDDNMADSSYMTSRAILSTTNDNVDKINIRMIERFHGDEVIYHSFDSAEDDPYGYYAPEFLNGLTPNGLTPHALKLKLNCPVILLRNIDPANGLCNGTRLVVRGFERNTIDAEIVIGQHAGRRVFLPRIPLCPSDNDMFPFKFKRKQFPIRLSFAMTINKAQGQTIPIVGVYLPNPVFSHGQLYVALSRATAKGNIKILIQMEKPKEKSNKQHNNPKKRKRPTVSLLTSMKNIVYKEVLTG encoded by the coding sequence ATGCGGCAGCTTCGGCTCATCACCAACATGAGGGCTCATAATGACACGTGGTTTGCAGATTACTTGCTCAGGGTCGGTAATGGCACAGAGGAAGCCGACGATCAAGGCAACATACTACTCCCTGATGATATCTGTCTGCCATCTACAGGCGAggttgacgacctggagaagctGATTGACCACGTGTTTCCGAGTCTAGATGACAACATGGCAGATTCGAGTTACATGACATCTCGCGCAATCCTTTCCACGACAAATGACAACGTCGACAAGATAAACATCCGCATGATAGAGCGTTTCCACGGAGATGAAGTAATCTACCATAGCTTTGACAGTGCAGAGGATGACCCATATGGCTACTACGCTCCTGAGTTTCTGAACGGATTGACCCCCAATGGTCTTACTCCGCATGCACTCAAACTAAAGCTGAATTGCCCGGTGATACTTCTAAGGAACATTGATCCAGCTAATGGGCTGTGTAACGGGACTAGGCTTGTTGTTAGAGGTTTTGAGAGGAACACCATTGATGCAGAAATCGTGATTGGACAACACGCTGGTAGGAGGGTCTTCCTTCCTCGAATACCTCTGTGCCCATCTGACAACGACATGTTTCCATTCAAGTTTAAGAGGAAGCAATTTCCTATAAGGCTTAGCTTTGCTATGACGATTAACAAGGCTCAAGGGCAGACCATCCCAATTGTTGGTGTGTATCTACCTAATCCGGTGTTCTCTCATGGTCAACTCTATGTTGCTTTGTCTCGAGCCACCGCGAAGGGAAACATAAAAATACTCATTCAGATGGAGAAGCCAAAGGAGAAGTCCAACAAGCAACATAACAATCCGAAGAAGCGTAAAAGACCGACCGTGTCCTTGCTGACCTCAATGAAGAACATCGTCTACAAGGAAGTACTTACAGGCTGA